The genomic window GAGGTCGTCCAGCGACGAATCTTCGGGTTCGATACGGCTTTCCATATTCAGGGTATCCGTGATTTTTTCGCCGTTCAGAAGATTGGAGACTTTCTGCATTTCCGCTTCAATTTTCCGGCTCCAGCCTTCCGCATCGATCTCAGGATATTTTTCATTGTCCTTTACGTATTGCGAGAGGGAAGCGGTATAAGCAGTGATCAGATGCGAGGTCGCCACAAACTGATGTACGACCTCCAGTTTTTTCTGCTGGTTTTTAGGATCGGAAATCATCCGCTGGAAGTTATCGGAAAGGTTGGCCAGGGAAATAATCGCGTTTTTCCGTTTTACCTTATAATCTTCAACATTAAAACCTTCACCGATAAATTTTGAGATCACGCTTTGGAAATAGATGAGGTTGGCCTCTGCCGATTTTTTCATTAAATCCAGATTCTGGGTGTGTTCCCAAACCGGCAGTACAACATAGGCAACCAGCGAAGTAATGATAGCGGCAATAATGGTATCTACAATCCTGTCCCTGAAAATAATATCGACATTTCCGGGACTGAGGAAATTAAAGCTTACAAATACATAAATCGTCATGAACAGGACCGCCCAGAAATACCTTCCTTTTAAAAAGCTGAAACACATAATCATGCTTAGAAGAAGCATGGTGAACAGGATTTCATTAATGCGGATATAATGCAGAATCCCATAGGCAATCACGGCTCCCGCAATTGTGCCGTAAAGACGCAGCAGGTTCCGCTGTTTGGTAATGGAGTAGGCGGGCTTCAGGATCGCAACGGTAGTAATGAGGATCCAGTAGGTATGACCGATCCCGATAAACTGGAACAGCGAAAATAAATAACCCAACAGTAAAGCAATGGTAATTCTCAGCGCATGGCGGAAATGAGACGATGAAAGGGATATGTTGTTTTTTAAAACTTTAAAATTCAGCTTTTCTTCATTCGGCATAAACTTTCTCAGGTCCAGACCTGTCGAAAGACTTTTGGCAAGCTTTACGTTTTGTGAGAATACCTTGTAGATCTCATCAATTTCTTTGGTGATTTCATTAATGCGCATCAGGATCTGCCGCAGGACCATAAAATTCTCAAAATTATCCGGCGAAATATTTTTGTTCCTGAAATCAAAATAGTTATGATTCAGGGTCTGTAGCTCTGCATTAAGATCAAACATCGGTTTTGCCCGGGTTCCGATCTGAAGCGAGATGCCGATGTTGGTAATTTCTTCCGCCAGCAGGTTCAGGTAATCGTGGATGTTTACCAGAACGGTGGTATCGCCGAAACTCTTTTGAAGCTTTTCGTAATCACTTTCGGAAGTCATCAGCTTTTCGTGAAGGTCCATGGAATTCAGCAGCATCAGCATGAGCAGGCGGCTGGTTGTAGTAGATTCATTAACGATGACACGGGTTTTGAAAACCGTTTCACGTGTTTCTTCCTGTAAATTTTTGATTTCGATCTGCTTGGCGATTACCTGGGTCGTCAGTTTGTTGAAGTCCGGGTTTTTCTGGTAATAATTTGCTTTTATTTTCAGAAATTCCGCGAGCTGTAGATAATTTTCACCGATCATTTGGCTGGCCAGCTTATAAGGCTGAATAGTAGTAACGATTAAAAAGATCAGTAAAAACCAGGTGCAGCCGGAAGCAAAGATCAGCAGGCTTTTTAGGATATTGGTTCCCGTAAGATGCCCGTCGATAAAGATCGCAAGAACTACCAGCGATAAAGAGCCGACGGCAGCCAGCCGCTGACCGTAAACGCCGATCAGTGAAAAGAACATCCCGAAAATAATGATCTCGGCAAAAACGAGAATTTTGATGTGCATCACCAAGCTGGCAATCAGGGCGACAAAGACAAAGCAGACAATCGCAAACGTCAGCGCGTTTCTTCTCCGGATGAAAGGCCCCGGCTGATCGGTAAGAGCGACAAAGCTGGTTCCGAGCGGGGAAAAGAAAATACTCTTTCAGGATTCCGAAGTGGGCAAGAACGACGCACGGCAGAACAGTGGCCAGTGTAATCCTGATGGCAGAATATACATATTGGCTGGTTACAAACTTTTTGAGTTCCGCGGAGTAGTTCATGCTGCAAAAATAAGGGTTACATGTGAATTATTGATTTATAAATAGTGAATTTTCTCCTGCAGGCATCTGATGTCTTAATTTAAATATACAGGTACCGGACTGAGAAATCATTATCAAATTTTAAACCATGATCCCGGTTTGAGGGTTTGGGCGTAAGAGGGTTTGATTGTTTTCGAAAAGAGTGGTAGGATGAATCTGTCTTCGCTAGATAAAAAGGATGATCAATTGGAAGCGGGAAGTTGGAAGTTTTATCTTTTTTGTTGAACATGTGGCTGCTGCCCTAGCCCGGATCGCAGTGGTTACCCCGGAGTGGGGGCTGGAAAGTTTGGGAGTGAATGGGTTTGGCGGCGGAGCGCAAGGATTGCGTTGGCGCGAGGAGTAGTAGCGGAGAGCCGGATTAAGCTCCTAAAAATTGAATGGGGAAGGGTGAATTTCGCTCTGCGAGTGAATGGTGAATTTTAATTATATTGAAAATTGACCAGCGCAGCGGATTGGCCATTCACCTTTAAAGCCATGCTGTTGTAAACCACCCCGTCAAAAATTATTTCATAATTTTCGCCACCCCTCCGGAGGAATGGAATTTTCGGTTAAGGGTTTAGATGCTGTTCTTTTGATTTTCCGTAAATCTTAGTCCATCTGAAAAAATTGACGAGCGAAGCAGATTGACTATTGACAAGCATAGCGGATTGACCATTCGCCAGAAGAAATTGACCATTGCCTCAAACAAAACAGGCTGTCTCACATGAGGCAGCCTGTTTTGTTATCAACTTAAAGTTGTATTTTTAGTAATCTACGTTGGATGTATCGTCACCGATGTTCCAGGTAAGCCCGAAGCGAAGGGTGTTATCCAAAGCTGTATTGATTTTTGACATATTGATCAGGTAAGAAATATCCAATCCGAAAGAACGGTATTTTAAGCCGATACCTGCTGTCGCAAACTGTCTTGCTCCCTGCTCTTCGCTTTCGTGGAAATAACCGCCTCTTACAGAAAACGCATTGTCGTAAGAATATTCCAACGCACCGCTGTACATAATGGATTTTTCGTTTTTGAACGATTTTCCGATTCCAGACATGACACCTACGTTCGGTACCTGATAGATCGGCTGTCTTGTATTAGGGTCGATTCCTACATATTCCGAACCCGGAACCAGGATTTTAGAACCTTCTACGCTTAATCCTACGCGGTTCATATCATCAAGGTACATATCGTATCCAACCCCTAATCTTGCCATCGTCGGAAGATAAGATCTGGATTCTTCGTTTCCTGTATAATCTAATTTAGGACCCAAGTTCTGAATTGCAAAACCTCCGTTGATTTTCCCATCCATACCTCCTAAAGCCGAAAATTTCGGAGAAGTATAATATCCGGAAACATCTACTGCAAAGCTATTGGCCGGCTTCAGGGTAGTATCGGTGTTGAATCCTCCGGCTAAGTCGGAACGGATGAATCTACCGGTAACCGCCATCGAGTACGAATCGGATAATTTCAGACCGTAAGCAACATCGATGGAGAATTCATTTGGCTTTGAGGTACCCATGGAAGTTACTTCATTTCCTACTAACTGCGTTAAGTCCACTTCCCCCATATTAAAGTAATAGATACTTGCAGAGATGGTAGATCTTTCTTCCTGGCCTAAGAATTTATGGAAAGCTCCGTATAATAAAAACACATCATTGGTAAGTTTCCCCATATACGGTGTATAGTTAATCCCTACGGAAGAACTTGTTCTGCTAAAAGGATATTTCGCAGCATTCCAGAATTGTGAAAAAGCATCCGGCGAGGTTACCACCCCCTGGTCTCCCATACCCCCAGCTCTTGCATCCGGTGCGATTCTTAAGAAAGGAGCTCCGGTTAGTACAGGTCTTACAAGGCTTAAATCCTGAGAGTAGCCTAAAAAACCGGCACCTAACCCAATTCCTAAAAGCAGTTTAGTAGTTAAATTCATATGTTGTCTTTTATATATTATCAGTTTTTTGTTAATATGTTTACTGTAATCGTTTTAAATTTATTTCAAAAGTACCATTTTTTCTACAGCTGTAGCACTTCCTTTGCATTTTTCTTGATTCTGACTTTTTGCAAATATCTTAAAAATATACGTACCTTTTGCAACAGTTGCCCCAAAATCGTCTCTTCCGTCCCATTCGATGGCCTGACGAGGCGTTCTAAAGCCCTGTAGGAAAGGTTCTGCGACTACCGGCTGCGATAAAGTTCTTACCAGTTTTCCGGTAATGGTATAAATCTGAACGTTTACATCCAGGATATCATCACAATTATGCTCGAACTGGATATACGTTTTATTAGTAAACGGGTTCGGCCAGTTCAACGGCCTGTTGATGATGAGATGCTGATCGGCTTCATCCTTAACTTCAAAATTTAACGTAGCAGTTGTAGAATTATTGTTTATATCCCAAACTTTAAATGTCAATTGATGCTGTCCTATCGCAAGATTTCTGAAAGGGTAGGTTACATTCCCTTTCTGATAATCTGCCAGGCTCGGACTTAAGCATCCGTTTCCTTCTCCTGAAGCATAAAAATCATTCAGCACAACCGTATTGATAATTTGCCCGTCCAAATATACTGTAATATCGTGACCGATACCAGATCCTGTAGAATTAATTCCGGTATCATCGGTAATACATGCCAGCAACATCGGATTCTGATCAGTAACCCCACCGTCTGCGAAATTGGTATTGTTCATGTATAATTTTACTTTAGGCGGTTCGTTATCATTAATTCCGTTCGGGTTAAGATCTCCTACCTGTACCGCCTGGTTGTTGAATACATCGCTGGCCTTATTATCCGCATAACCCAGGATTCTTCCGGTACCCACCGCGTAGTTGATGTCTTTCGGAACATAGAATTCTACTGTAAATACTCCGTTTACGGCTGTTCCTGACGCTTTGACGATGGCACTTCCTTCTTCGGTGTACTGAAGAACCGGCGTCAGTCCGCCGTCGTTGTTCAATGTGGTTTTATTTAATCTTTTATCAAAAATGTTGATGACCACCCGTCCGTTGAATGACGTATTTAGCGTACCGTTCGGATTGTTGATATGGCCTTTCACTTTCACGAAGTCCAGTCCTCTGATGAGTCCCGGAACCGGCGTTTCGATATTGTCGATAACCATCAGTCTTTTCGGTCTGCTCAGCTTCATTGCAGGATCTCCCAGGAAATTTACCTTCAGGTGTTCCGTAGAAGCTCCTTCCTGTTTCTTGGCATTTAAATGCGCATATCCTAACGTGTCGAAATCGTCATTCGTAAGCTTGAAAATATTCTGGGTAAACGTATTGGTAAAAGTAATCCCGTAGAATACATCAATCGCACGGCTGGAAGTAATCATCGTTGCAGGACCTCCCTGTTTCAGCTTGATGAACTGCTCTCCCGCGGAAGAGGTATCGGGATCGTCCCAAAGCGTAAATTCACAGGTAATCGTAGATACAAATGGAAATCTGCTGTACACCGGCGAGAAGTTGTTCGCATTCTGGATTTCACTTAAGGTTAATACCCTTTCCTGTGCCCAGCCGTTGATCCCTCCATGTCCGAAATAGAACATATATAAGCTGTTTCCGATATCATTGGAGATGGCCTGGTTTACCTGCGGATACCGCTGTCCTCCTGCAGTACTTTGCGCTGGAAATGCATCCAGGTACAGTTTTCGGACGTTGTATTCTTTCAGATTGGTTGAAGAGGCCTGTTCGAAAACCGAAACTAAAGAATTGTTCATTACGGTATGGAACGGAACGGAACCCGGTCCGTCGTTGTCATCATCCACAATGAAGTCCAGTTTCATCTTCCATTCTCCGAAAGGAGTGGACTGTCCGGATAAACTGTTATAATAAGCGAGTGTTTTATCAATCATATTCGCCGCTTCCGTTACATTGGCTGCCGGAAGTCTTCCTACAGGCAGATCCGGAAGGTTGAAATCCAGATACTGCGTCGTCTGCGGTTTGGTCATCACAATATAATCGTCAGTGATGAAAGACCGGATCACATCCTGTGAAATCTCACTCTCATAGCCGGAAACCACATTTGAATTCCCTGAAATCCTGTTTTTGTAATCATAGGAAGCATCCCCCAAAATGAAAACATATTTTAAGGTTCCTGTCGGAGTATTCAGCTTGGTAACAAAATCCCGGATGGCGGTAAGATCCCTGCTGCCGCTGCCGAATTCATTGTAAATCTTATCTGTATCGACGATCTGTACATTATAGTTGTTTTTGGTCTGGTGGTAATTCGCCAGTCTCTGTGCCTGTCCCATCATTTCAGGAACGGTAATGATCAGGTAATCCACATTCTGCAATGCGGAAAGATTCTGGTTGTTAATTCTTCCCACAAACTGAGGGCTGTAAGCTGCATCAGCCTTGAATGCCACAAACTCATTGTTGAAATTAGGATCTGAAGCGGTATACGCGAAATTGAAAGTAGTATTTCCTGCCGCTTTATTTACTCTTCGGTTGGCGTTTGTAATATCGGTTACATCCCAGATCTGTTCCGCTGCTGAAGCATTGGATAAGCTGAATCCATAAGTGGTATTGCTTCCGCTCACCAGTGAGAAATCCCTGAAGCTCATCTGGGTACCGTTAAAGCTCAGGTTGTCTTTATATTGTACTTCAAAATAATCCGGATAAAAAGTCCCGTTAGGATTTAGCGTAATATCCGGTTTCAGATTAAAGGTAATCTGGCTTCCGCTGAGTCCTGAAATTGTTCCGGTATATCTTGTGGTATAAAATTCATTGGTTCCACTCGTATTCGGGGCTTGAACAGTAGTTGTTTCAGGATTCTGATTATTAATATTATAGGTAATGCTGTTCTGCTGGGATTTATAGGCAATGACTTGCGCCCTGTACCGGATCTGGTCACCTGCCTGGATAGGAGAAGCGGTGTTGAAGGTAATCGCTTTA from Chryseobacterium sp. SORGH_AS_0447 includes these protein-coding regions:
- a CDS encoding FUSC family membrane protein, which gives rise to MHIKILVFAEIIIFGMFFSLIGVYGQRLAAVGSLSLVVLAIFIDGHLTGTNILKSLLIFASGCTWFLLIFLIVTTIQPYKLASQMIGENYLQLAEFLKIKANYYQKNPDFNKLTTQVIAKQIEIKNLQEETRETVFKTRVIVNESTTTSRLLMLMLLNSMDLHEKLMTSESDYEKLQKSFGDTTVLVNIHDYLNLLAEEITNIGISLQIGTRAKPMFDLNAELQTLNHNYFDFRNKNISPDNFENFMVLRQILMRINEITKEIDEIYKVFSQNVKLAKSLSTGLDLRKFMPNEEKLNFKVLKNNISLSSSHFRHALRITIALLLGYLFSLFQFIGIGHTYWILITTVAILKPAYSITKQRNLLRLYGTIAGAVIAYGILHYIRINEILFTMLLLSMIMCFSFLKGRYFWAVLFMTIYVFVSFNFLSPGNVDIIFRDRIVDTIIAAIITSLVAYVVLPVWEHTQNLDLMKKSAEANLIYFQSVISKFIGEGFNVEDYKVKRKNAIISLANLSDNFQRMISDPKNQQKKLEVVHQFVATSHLITAYTASLSQYVKDNEKYPEIDAEGWSRKIEAEMQKVSNLLNGEKITDTLNMESRIEPEDSSLDDLILKRKAELTENESYDLRDPDKISRLTELKNIHDVLELIFDVAKEQRKVIETYKNESHEKQEPVQPIPQQS
- the porV gene encoding type IX secretion system outer membrane channel protein PorV, yielding MNLTTKLLLGIGLGAGFLGYSQDLSLVRPVLTGAPFLRIAPDARAGGMGDQGVVTSPDAFSQFWNAAKYPFSRTSSSVGINYTPYMGKLTNDVFLLYGAFHKFLGQEERSTISASIYYFNMGEVDLTQLVGNEVTSMGTSKPNEFSIDVAYGLKLSDSYSMAVTGRFIRSDLAGGFNTDTTLKPANSFAVDVSGYYTSPKFSALGGMDGKINGGFAIQNLGPKLDYTGNEESRSYLPTMARLGVGYDMYLDDMNRVGLSVEGSKILVPGSEYVGIDPNTRQPIYQVPNVGVMSGIGKSFKNEKSIMYSGALEYSYDNAFSVRGGYFHESEEQGARQFATAGIGLKYRSFGLDISYLINMSKINTALDNTLRFGLTWNIGDDTSNVDY
- the porU gene encoding type IX secretion system sortase PorU; its protein translation is MKQKISLLFLLSFVSILWAQRINIEWDGSKIRDFGDTKLNLPNFKNQGFLFSQNNIFITTKQQVGEKQLKISNPVWENVSAGDLFEMSKGLLPDYEVKDIAYYFLEGERYASINVSLFKNVKGQVQRLSSFEISESNLPNSIGSTLKVGTTNNPLSTGNFYKIRVDKSGIFKITKQFLQDNGINPSSVNPKNFRIYGNGGIMLPEFNQDVKYSALQENAIQVVGESDGVWNDNDYALFYAQGPNGYNLYNTANGNGYKRNDTRSDRSENVKNIYEDYSYYYINFDKGPGKRVQPVDVNLPATPLITRFDNYQFINNDQKNLMKVGRVWVEDTPFTTDKAITFNTASPIQAGDQIRYRAQVIAYKSQQNSITYNINNQNPETTTVQAPNTSGTNEFYTTRYTGTISGLSGSQITFNLKPDITLNPNGTFYPDYFEVQYKDNLSFNGTQMSFRDFSLVSGSNTTYGFSLSNASAAEQIWDVTDITNANRRVNKAAGNTTFNFAYTASDPNFNNEFVAFKADAAYSPQFVGRINNQNLSALQNVDYLIITVPEMMGQAQRLANYHQTKNNYNVQIVDTDKIYNEFGSGSRDLTAIRDFVTKLNTPTGTLKYVFILGDASYDYKNRISGNSNVVSGYESEISQDVIRSFITDDYIVMTKPQTTQYLDFNLPDLPVGRLPAANVTEAANMIDKTLAYYNSLSGQSTPFGEWKMKLDFIVDDDNDGPGSVPFHTVMNNSLVSVFEQASSTNLKEYNVRKLYLDAFPAQSTAGGQRYPQVNQAISNDIGNSLYMFYFGHGGINGWAQERVLTLSEIQNANNFSPVYSRFPFVSTITCEFTLWDDPDTSSAGEQFIKLKQGGPATMITSSRAIDVFYGITFTNTFTQNIFKLTNDDFDTLGYAHLNAKKQEGASTEHLKVNFLGDPAMKLSRPKRLMVIDNIETPVPGLIRGLDFVKVKGHINNPNGTLNTSFNGRVVINIFDKRLNKTTLNNDGGLTPVLQYTEEGSAIVKASGTAVNGVFTVEFYVPKDINYAVGTGRILGYADNKASDVFNNQAVQVGDLNPNGINDNEPPKVKLYMNNTNFADGGVTDQNPMLLACITDDTGINSTGSGIGHDITVYLDGQIINTVVLNDFYASGEGNGCLSPSLADYQKGNVTYPFRNLAIGQHQLTFKVWDINNNSTTATLNFEVKDEADQHLIINRPLNWPNPFTNKTYIQFEHNCDDILDVNVQIYTITGKLVRTLSQPVVAEPFLQGFRTPRQAIEWDGRDDFGATVAKGTYIFKIFAKSQNQEKCKGSATAVEKMVLLK